A section of the Brachionichthys hirsutus isolate HB-005 unplaced genomic scaffold, CSIRO-AGI_Bhir_v1 contig_1321, whole genome shotgun sequence genome encodes:
- the LOC137916240 gene encoding dynein light chain 2, cytoplasmic-like, whose translation MAEKKAVIKNADMSEEMQQDAVECATQALDKYNIEKDIAAFIKKEFDKKYNPTWHCIVGRNFGSYVTHETKHFIYFYLGQVAILLFKSG comes from the exons ATGGCCGAAAAGAAGGCGGTGATAAAAAATGCCGACATGTCGGAGGAAATGCAGCAGGACGCTGTGGAGTGTGCCACTCAGGCCCTGGACAAATACAACATCGAGAAAGACATCGCTGCGTTCATCAAAAAG GAGTTTGACAAGAAATACAATCCAACCTGGCACTGCATCGTCGGGAGGAACTTCGGCAGCTACGTGACTCACGAGACCAAGCATTTCATCTACTTCTACCTGGGTCAGGTGGCCATTCTGCTCTTCAAGTCTGGCTGA